One window of the Puntigrus tetrazona isolate hp1 chromosome 13, ASM1883169v1, whole genome shotgun sequence genome contains the following:
- the LOC122357001 gene encoding mRNA decay activator protein ZFP36L2-like, translating to MRDHLRLSSSEETEMSATILSAFYDIEMLYKEKSLNMNAIHINSMLDKKAVGAPVTTSSGSGTNNCNSYASGFFRRNSTSNMESVTNGNKYPASPYSSSSSSMKENAIMNKENKFRDRAYSESAQQLQQKPGSQINSTRYKTELCRPFEENGACKYGEKCQFAHGYHELRSLSRHPKYKTEPCRTFHTIGFCPYGPRCHFIHNADERRPAPSNANSVQGESAKPARCESVSGYGQQQQQQQQHRPKLHHSLSFSGFSSHHHHHGLDSPLLESPTSRTPPPSSAASFYEDARCLGNSAFSFTGQDLKALLAPLAVHTQNGYYANLQVNMGDGLGHTQSLQRLSESPVFDSPPSPPDSISDRDSYASGSRSSTGSLSGSESPSLDGGRRLPIFSRLSISDD from the exons ATGAGAGATCATCTGCGACTGTCTTCTTCTGAAGAAACAGAAATGTCTGCGACCATCCTGTCCGCTTTCTACGACATCGAGATGCTGTACAAG GAGAAGAGCCTCAACATGAACGCCATTCACATCAACAGCATGCTGGATAAGAAAGCAGTCGGGGCCCCGGTGACAACCTCCAGCGGCAGCGGCACCAACAACTGCAACTCGTACGCGTCGGGATTCTTCCGTCGAAACTCTACCAGCAACATGGAGTCCGTGACAAACGGCAACAAGTACCCCGCCAGCCcctacagcagcagcagcagcagcatgaaGGAGAACGCCATCATGAACAAGGAGAACAAGTTCCGCGACCGCGCCTACAGCGAGAGCGCCCAGCAGCTGCAGCAGAAGCCGGGCTCGCAGATCAACTCCACCCGCTACAAGACGGAGCTCTGCAGGCCCTTCGAGGAAAACGGCGCTTGCAAATACGGCGAGAAGTGCCAGTTTGCGCACGGCTACCACGAGCTGAGAAGCCTGTCTCGCCACCCCAAGTACAAAACCGAGCCCTGTCGCACTTTCCACACCATCGGCTTCTGCCCGTACGGCCCGCGGTGCCATTTCATCCACAACGCCGACGAGCGCAGACCGGCGCCGAGCAACGCCAACAGCGTGCAGGGGGAGTCCGCCAAGCCCGCTCGGTGCGAGTCGGTGAGCGGCTACggacagcaacagcagcagcagcagcagcaccgACCGAAACTCCACCACAGCCTCAGCTTCTCCGGTTTCTCCagccaccaccaccaccacggACTCGACTCGCCCCTTCTCGAGAGCCCCACGTCGCGCACCCCGCCTCCCTCCAGCGCCGCGAGCTTCTACGAAGACGCCCGGTGCCTCGGAAACAGTGCCTTCTCCTTCACCGGCCAAGACCTCAAAGCCCTGCTCGCGCCGCTGGCCGTGCACACGCAGAACGGTTATTACGCAAACCTTCAGGTCAACATGGGCGACGGCCTCGGCCACACGCAGTCCCTCCAGCGCCTGTCAGAGTCGCCGGTGTTCGACTCGCCCCCCAGCCCGCCCGACAGCATCTCCGACCGGGACAGCTACGCCAGCGGCTCGCGCAGCTCCACCGGAAGTCTCAGCGGCTCCGAGTCTCCCAGCCTGGACGGCGGGAGGCGTTTGCCGATCTTCAGCAGGCTGTCGATTTCCGACGATTGA